From a region of the Eublepharis macularius isolate TG4126 chromosome 7, MPM_Emac_v1.0, whole genome shotgun sequence genome:
- the KCNS2 gene encoding potassium voltage-gated channel subfamily S member 2 yields the protein MTGLSLRDLSDVDFEDNEISINVGGFKKKMRSNTLLRFPETRLGRLLSCRSKESILELCDDYDDTKNEFYFDRNPELFPYVLHFYNTGKLHVMGELCVFSFSQEIEYWGINEFFIDSCCSYSYHGRKMEPDQEKWEDHSDQESTASSFDEILAFYNDAAKFDTQPLGKVRRQLWLALDNPGYSVLSRIFSVLSIMVVLGSIITMCLNSLSDFQIVHSNGNSEEDPRFEIVEHFGIAWFTFELVARFAVAPDFVKFFKHALNLIDLMSILPFYITLIVNLVVESSPALANLGRVAQVLRLMRIFRILKLARHSTGLRSLGATLKYSYREVGLLLLYLSVGISIFSVVAYTIEKEENRGLETIPACWWWATVSMTTVGYGDVVPVTTAGRLTASACILAGILVVVLPITLIFNKFSHFYRRQKQLESAMRSCDFGDGMKVVPSVNLRDYYAYKVKSLMASLTNMSRSTPSELSLNDSLH from the coding sequence ATGACAGGGCTGAGTCTGAGAGATTTATCAGATGTCGATTTTGAAGACAATGAGATCAGCATCAACGTTGGAGGCTTTAAGAAAAAGATGAGATCCAACACACTGTTGAGGTTCCCAGAAACCAGGCTGGGCAGGTTGCTGAGCTGCCGTTCCAAGGAGTCCATTTTAGAGCTTTGCGATGATTACGACGACACCAAAAATGAGTTCTACTTTGACAGGAACCCCGAACTTTTCCCATATGTGCTGCATTTTTATAACACTGGAAAGCTTCATGTGATGGGTGAGCTCTGTGTGTTTTCCTTCAGCCAGGAGATTGAATATTGGGGGATCAATGAATTCTTCATTGACTCTTGCTGCAGTTACAGCTACCATGGAAGGAAAATGGAACCCGATCAAGAGAAATGGGAAGACCACAGTGACCAGGAAAGCACCGCCTCCTCCTTTGATGAGATCTTGGCCTTCTACAATGACGCTGCTAAATTTGACACACAACCTTTGGGGAAAGTCAGGCGGCAGCTATGGCTAGCTCTAGACAACCCTGGCTATTCCGTCTTGAGCCGAATCTTTAGTGTCCTTTCCATCATGGTGGTTCTGGGGTCCATCATCACCATGTGCTTGAACAGCCTCTCAGACTTTCAGATTGTTCACAGCAATGGGAATTCTGAAGAAGACCCCCGATTTGAAATTGTGGAACATTTTGGTATTGCATGGTTCACCTTTGAGCTGGTGGCAAGATTTGCAGTGGCACCAGACTTCGTGAAGTTTTTTAAGCATGCACTAAATCTGATTGATCTCATGTCCATCCTTCCATTTTACATCACTTTAATTGTtaacttggtggtggaaagtagccCTGCTTTAGCTAATTTAGGTAGAGTAGCCCAAGTCCTGAGGCTCATGAGGATATTCCGCATCTTAAAACTTGCTAGGCATTCAACAGGCCTTCGATCCCTCGGAGCCACTCTCAAGTATAGCTACAGGGAGGTAGGGCTTCTTTTGCTGTACCTCTCAGTTGGGATCTCTATATTCTCTGTAGTGGCTTACACAATTGAGAAGGAAGAAAACAGGGGCCTAGAAACTATCCCTGCTTGCTGGTGGTGGGCTACAGTTAGCATGACCACAGTTGGCTATGGAGACGTTGTCCCCGTGACAACTGCAGGCAGGCTGACAGCTTCCGCCTGCATCCTAGCCGGCATCCTGGTTGTCGTACTTCCAATCACACTCATCTTCAACAAATTCTCTCATTTTTATAGGCGCCAAAAGCAGCTAGAAAGTGCAATGCGGAGCTGCGATTTTGGCGACGGGATGAAAGTGGTCCCTTCTGTCAATCTAAGGGATTACTATGCCTATAAAGTGAAATCTCTTATGGCCAGTCTCACAAACATGAGCAGAAGCACTCCCAGTGAATTAAGCCTCAATGATTCACTGCATTAG